A section of the Epinephelus moara isolate mb chromosome 3, YSFRI_EMoa_1.0, whole genome shotgun sequence genome encodes:
- the alg5 gene encoding dolichyl-phosphate beta-glucosyltransferase: MDFLCEIIQALVALAALGFIVVLIIAHVTAGMVNITRHEKEKYYLTPTGEKELFPSLHDPHSRELSVVIPAYNEELRMPVMLDEAMEYLENRQKQHPSFTYEVIVVDDGSKDKTTEVALRYSRKYGSDKLRVLTLVKNRGKGGAVRMGTLSSRGKFILMADADGATKFADIEKVEAGLDDLNPKPENMAISCGSRAHLEQDSVAQRSVFRTFLMYGFHFLVWFFCVRGIRDTQCGFKLFTREAALKTFSCLHVERWAFDVELLYIAQCFKIPIAEVAVNWTEIEGSKLVPFWSWLQMGRDLVFIRLRYLTGAWKLQSSLKTD, encoded by the exons ATGGATTTCCTCTGTGAAATAATTCAAGCCTTGGTCGCATTGGCAGCTCTAGGTTTCATTGTG GTGCTCATAATAGCACACGTCACTGCTGGGATGGTGAACATCACACGCCATGAGAAGGAGAAATACTACCTCACCCCGACAGGAGAGAAGGAGCTTTTCCCCAGCCTTCATGATCCCCATTCCAGGGAGCTTTCTGTGGTGATACCAGCCTACAACGAGGAACTCAGAA TGCCTGTGATGTTGGATGAAGCTATGGAGTACTTGGAAAACAGACAG AAACAGCATCCCTCTTTTACCTATGAGGTCATTGTGGTTGATGATGGCAGCAAAGACAAAACCACAGAG GTTGCTCTGCGGTATAGTAGGAAGTACGGTTCTGATAAATTGCGGGTCCTGACACTGGTGAAGAACAGGGGGAAAGGAGGAGCTGTGCGGATG GGAACTCTGAGCTCCAGAGGGAAATTCATTCTCATGGCAGATGCTGATGGAGCCACAAAGTTTGCTGACATTGAAAAGGTGGAGGCTGGACTTGATGACCTCAACCCCAAACCG GAGAATATGGCGATTTCCTGTGGTTCCAGAGCTCACCTGGAGCAAGACTCAGTAGCTCAG CGATCTGTGTTTCGCACATTCCTCATGTATGGCTTCCACTTCCTGGTGTGGTTCTTTTGCGTGAGAGGGATCAGAGACACACAGTGTGGCTTCAAGCTTTTCACGCGTGAGGCGGCGCTCAAGACCTTCTCTTGTCTCCACGTAGAGCGATG GGCTTTTGATGTGGAGCTCCTGTATATCGCCCAGTGCTTTAAAATCCCCATAGCAGAGGTGGCAGTCAACTGGACTGAAATAGAAG GATCTAAGCTGGTCCCGTTTTGGAGCTGGCTGCAGATGGGACGAGACCTGGTTTTCATTCGCCTGCGCTACCTCACCGGAGCCTGGAAGCTGCAGTCATCGCTTAAGACTGactag